In one Capricornis sumatraensis isolate serow.1 chromosome 1, serow.2, whole genome shotgun sequence genomic region, the following are encoded:
- the GPR156 gene encoding probable G-protein coupled receptor 156 isoform X1, translated as MEPEINCSELCDGFSGQELERRPLHDLCRTTITSSHHSSKTISSLSPALLGIVWTFLSCGLLLIAFFLGFTIRCRKNRIVKMSSPNLNIVTLLGSCLTYSSAYLFGIHNQGALVGSSMETLIQIRLSMLCIGTSLVFGPILGKSWRLYKVFTQRVPDKRVIIKDLQLLGLVAALVIADVILLMTWVLTDPIQCLQILSVSMTVTGRDVSCSLTSTHFCASRYSDVWIALILGCKGLLLLYGAYLAGLTDHVSSPPVNQSLTIMVGVNLVVLAAGLLFVVTRYLYSWPNLVFGLMSGGIFVCTTTINCFIFIPQLKQWKAFEDENQTIRRMAKYFSTPSKSLHTQYGEEQNCHIRGEKNSMERLLTEKNAVIESLQEQVNNAREKLVRLMSAGCSSDLPEEAVPPASSHHKDILATASAHSLAPQGPSECLSDSQNDTSAATQDPQSTSVLASSVEGLKGPVKDTSPSTGQKQKISDLKDLSNPLHLGCSQKPWAEQSQTAERRDQVPMALHQCLMQSEEGSVPQRHGQIENSEGPPEQLSRVNSVIREKLQEVLQDLGLGPGAPLPSSLSCPQQPWKSNAAHSPQKVPLSKEPGFSPSMVRRRRAAQRACSHFLGAVPSYVGHRVNRVISGQNVQDRDSPCLDPQTADPRVARPSSGNPLVLPAPRGKPGALEGRTQHQAEPQGAERSLTSFPQKSSGSGRKLCPTTPRPSKASPDLPGQRQPPGSPGCPSLSSPSSYLDTESSSSDELFCRCHRPYCEICFQSSSDSSDSGSSDTDPEPAGALASWEKLWARSKPIVNFKDDLKPTLV; from the exons GATTGTGAAGATGTCCAGTCCCAATCTGAACATTGTGACCTTATTGGGCAGTTGTCTGACTTACAGTAGTGCTTACCTCTTTGGGATTCACAATCAAGGTGCTTTAGTGGGAAGTTCAATGGAAACTCTCATTCAG ATAAGACTCTCCATGTTGTGCATTGGAACCTCCCTGGTATTTGGCCCCATTCTTGGGAAGAGCTGGCGACTCTACAAGGTGTTTACCCAGAGGGTTCCGGACAAGAGAGTG ATAATCAAAGACCTGCAGCTTCTGGGGTTGGTGGCAGCCCTGGTGATAGCTGATGTGATCCTGCTCATGACTTGGGTGCTGACTGATCCCATCCAGTGTCTCCAGATTCTCAGTGTCAGTATGACG GTGACAGGGAGAGACGTGTCCTGCTCTCTGACCAGCACACACTTCTGTGCTTCCCGGTACTCCGACGTCTGGATTGCTCTCATTTTGGGATGCAAG ggtctgctgctgctatATGGGGCCTACCTGGCTGGCCTGACTGACCACGTCAGCTCTCCTCCTGTAAATCAGTCTTTAACCATCATGGTTGGGGTCAACCTCGTGGTACTGGCTGCTGGGCTGCTTTTTGTGGTCACCAGATACCTGTACTCCTGGCCCAACCTGGTCTTCGGACTCATGTCTGGAGGTATCTTTGTTTGCACAACCACAATCAACTGCTTCATCTTCATTCCCCAG CTGAAGCAATGGAAGGCATTTGAAGACGAAAACCAAACAATCAGACGCATGGCCAAATATTTCAGCACTCCCAGCAAAAGCTTGCATACCCAGTATGGTGAGGAGCAGAATTGCCACATTAGAGGAGAGAAAAACTCCATGGAGAGACTCCTCACAGAA aaAAATGCTGTGATTGAAAGCCTGCAAGAACAAGTAAACAATGCCAGAGAGAAGCTGGTGAGACTGATGTCAGCAGGGTGCTCCTCTGACCTCCCAGAGGAGGCTGTGCCACCTGCCTCTTCCCACCACAAGGACATCCTGGCCACAGCCTCTGCCCATAGCCTGGCACCTCAAGGGCCTTCAGAATGCCTCTCTGACTCTCAGAATGATACCAGTGCGGCCACCCAGGACCCCCAGAGTACCTCAGTGCTGGCCTCAAGTGTAGAAGGCCTCAAGGGGCCTGTGAAGGACACCAGCCCCTCCAcaggacagaagcagaaaattTCTGACCTGAAAGACCTTTCTAATCCTTTACATTTGGGCTGCAGCCAGAAGCCATGGGCTGAGCAAAGCCAGACCGCAGAAAGAAGAGACCAGGTACCCATGGCCCTCCACCAGTGTCTCATGCAAAGTGAAGAAGGCTCTGTTCCCCAGAGACATGGGCAGATAGAGAACTCAGAAGGGCCCCCAGAGCAACTGTCAAGAGTCAATTCAGTGATCAgggagaaacttcaggaagtccTCCAAGATCTgggcctgggccctggggctcccctcccctcttccttgtCTTGTCCCCAGCAGCCCTGGAAAAGCAATGCTGCCCACAGCCCCCAGAAAGTGCCCCTCTCCAAGGAGCCAGGCTTCAGCCCCTCCATGGTGAGGAGAAGGCGGGCGGCACAGCGGGCTTGCTCACACTTTCTAGGCGCTGTACCCTCCTATGTGGGGCATCGGGTAAACAGGGTCATTTCTGGGCAAAATGTACAGGACAGGGACAGCCCCTGCCTGGACCCCCAAACTGCTGATCCCAGGGTAGCAAGACCCTCTTCTGGGAATCCTTTAGTACTCCCTGCTCCTCGAGGCAAGCCAGGCGCCCTAGAGGGTCGCACACAGCACCAGGCAGAGCCCCAGGGAGCCGAACGGAGCCTCACATCCTTTCCCCAAAAGTCTTCCGGTTCTGGCCGGAAGCTGTGTCCCACTACCCCACGCCCATCCAAGGCCTCCCCCGACCTGCCTGGGCAGCGGCAGCCCCCAGGGTCCCCAGGCTGCCCCTCCTTGTCTTCTCCGAGTAGCTACCTTGACACCGAATCCAGCAGCTCAGACGAGCTCTTCTGCCGCTGCCACCGGCCCTATTGCGAGATTTGCTTCCAGAGCTCCTCTGACTCCAGTGACAGTGGCTCGTCAGATACCGACCCTGAGCCTGCAGGGGCGCTGGCTTCCTGGGAAAAGCTGTGGGCCCGCTCGAAGCCTATCGTGAACTTCAAAGATGATTTGAAACCCACACTGGTGTGA
- the GPR156 gene encoding probable G-protein coupled receptor 156 isoform X2, producing the protein MEPEINCSELCDGFSGQELERRPLHDLCRTTITSSHHSSKTISSLSPALLGIVWTFLSCGLLLIAFFLGFTIRCRKNRIVKMSSPNLNIVTLLGSCLTYSSAYLFGIHNQGALVGSSMETLIQIRLSMLCIGTSLVFGPILGKSWRLYKVFTQRVPDKRVIIKDLQLLGLVAALVIADVILLMTWVLTDPIQCLQILSVTGRDVSCSLTSTHFCASRYSDVWIALILGCKGLLLLYGAYLAGLTDHVSSPPVNQSLTIMVGVNLVVLAAGLLFVVTRYLYSWPNLVFGLMSGGIFVCTTTINCFIFIPQLKQWKAFEDENQTIRRMAKYFSTPSKSLHTQYGEEQNCHIRGEKNSMERLLTEKNAVIESLQEQVNNAREKLVRLMSAGCSSDLPEEAVPPASSHHKDILATASAHSLAPQGPSECLSDSQNDTSAATQDPQSTSVLASSVEGLKGPVKDTSPSTGQKQKISDLKDLSNPLHLGCSQKPWAEQSQTAERRDQVPMALHQCLMQSEEGSVPQRHGQIENSEGPPEQLSRVNSVIREKLQEVLQDLGLGPGAPLPSSLSCPQQPWKSNAAHSPQKVPLSKEPGFSPSMVRRRRAAQRACSHFLGAVPSYVGHRVNRVISGQNVQDRDSPCLDPQTADPRVARPSSGNPLVLPAPRGKPGALEGRTQHQAEPQGAERSLTSFPQKSSGSGRKLCPTTPRPSKASPDLPGQRQPPGSPGCPSLSSPSSYLDTESSSSDELFCRCHRPYCEICFQSSSDSSDSGSSDTDPEPAGALASWEKLWARSKPIVNFKDDLKPTLV; encoded by the exons GATTGTGAAGATGTCCAGTCCCAATCTGAACATTGTGACCTTATTGGGCAGTTGTCTGACTTACAGTAGTGCTTACCTCTTTGGGATTCACAATCAAGGTGCTTTAGTGGGAAGTTCAATGGAAACTCTCATTCAG ATAAGACTCTCCATGTTGTGCATTGGAACCTCCCTGGTATTTGGCCCCATTCTTGGGAAGAGCTGGCGACTCTACAAGGTGTTTACCCAGAGGGTTCCGGACAAGAGAGTG ATAATCAAAGACCTGCAGCTTCTGGGGTTGGTGGCAGCCCTGGTGATAGCTGATGTGATCCTGCTCATGACTTGGGTGCTGACTGATCCCATCCAGTGTCTCCAGATTCTCAGT GTGACAGGGAGAGACGTGTCCTGCTCTCTGACCAGCACACACTTCTGTGCTTCCCGGTACTCCGACGTCTGGATTGCTCTCATTTTGGGATGCAAG ggtctgctgctgctatATGGGGCCTACCTGGCTGGCCTGACTGACCACGTCAGCTCTCCTCCTGTAAATCAGTCTTTAACCATCATGGTTGGGGTCAACCTCGTGGTACTGGCTGCTGGGCTGCTTTTTGTGGTCACCAGATACCTGTACTCCTGGCCCAACCTGGTCTTCGGACTCATGTCTGGAGGTATCTTTGTTTGCACAACCACAATCAACTGCTTCATCTTCATTCCCCAG CTGAAGCAATGGAAGGCATTTGAAGACGAAAACCAAACAATCAGACGCATGGCCAAATATTTCAGCACTCCCAGCAAAAGCTTGCATACCCAGTATGGTGAGGAGCAGAATTGCCACATTAGAGGAGAGAAAAACTCCATGGAGAGACTCCTCACAGAA aaAAATGCTGTGATTGAAAGCCTGCAAGAACAAGTAAACAATGCCAGAGAGAAGCTGGTGAGACTGATGTCAGCAGGGTGCTCCTCTGACCTCCCAGAGGAGGCTGTGCCACCTGCCTCTTCCCACCACAAGGACATCCTGGCCACAGCCTCTGCCCATAGCCTGGCACCTCAAGGGCCTTCAGAATGCCTCTCTGACTCTCAGAATGATACCAGTGCGGCCACCCAGGACCCCCAGAGTACCTCAGTGCTGGCCTCAAGTGTAGAAGGCCTCAAGGGGCCTGTGAAGGACACCAGCCCCTCCAcaggacagaagcagaaaattTCTGACCTGAAAGACCTTTCTAATCCTTTACATTTGGGCTGCAGCCAGAAGCCATGGGCTGAGCAAAGCCAGACCGCAGAAAGAAGAGACCAGGTACCCATGGCCCTCCACCAGTGTCTCATGCAAAGTGAAGAAGGCTCTGTTCCCCAGAGACATGGGCAGATAGAGAACTCAGAAGGGCCCCCAGAGCAACTGTCAAGAGTCAATTCAGTGATCAgggagaaacttcaggaagtccTCCAAGATCTgggcctgggccctggggctcccctcccctcttccttgtCTTGTCCCCAGCAGCCCTGGAAAAGCAATGCTGCCCACAGCCCCCAGAAAGTGCCCCTCTCCAAGGAGCCAGGCTTCAGCCCCTCCATGGTGAGGAGAAGGCGGGCGGCACAGCGGGCTTGCTCACACTTTCTAGGCGCTGTACCCTCCTATGTGGGGCATCGGGTAAACAGGGTCATTTCTGGGCAAAATGTACAGGACAGGGACAGCCCCTGCCTGGACCCCCAAACTGCTGATCCCAGGGTAGCAAGACCCTCTTCTGGGAATCCTTTAGTACTCCCTGCTCCTCGAGGCAAGCCAGGCGCCCTAGAGGGTCGCACACAGCACCAGGCAGAGCCCCAGGGAGCCGAACGGAGCCTCACATCCTTTCCCCAAAAGTCTTCCGGTTCTGGCCGGAAGCTGTGTCCCACTACCCCACGCCCATCCAAGGCCTCCCCCGACCTGCCTGGGCAGCGGCAGCCCCCAGGGTCCCCAGGCTGCCCCTCCTTGTCTTCTCCGAGTAGCTACCTTGACACCGAATCCAGCAGCTCAGACGAGCTCTTCTGCCGCTGCCACCGGCCCTATTGCGAGATTTGCTTCCAGAGCTCCTCTGACTCCAGTGACAGTGGCTCGTCAGATACCGACCCTGAGCCTGCAGGGGCGCTGGCTTCCTGGGAAAAGCTGTGGGCCCGCTCGAAGCCTATCGTGAACTTCAAAGATGATTTGAAACCCACACTGGTGTGA